Within Vicia villosa cultivar HV-30 ecotype Madison, WI linkage group LG1, Vvil1.0, whole genome shotgun sequence, the genomic segment ACAGTGATATGCACACTAGTCGTATACAGGAATagtaacaagactctggtcacaaggaccgactatgctttgataccactattgtaacacccttctaaacccccacggaaaatataataataatcagagtaaacataaaaacaaggatgttacaattaataaaataaagaaaactccaagtcgttcgtcatgctttattaggaaataatccacaaaatatcaaaacacataTTCAGCACAGCGGAATCTCATTCAATAATGTTATAAAACATCACCAAACATAAATCAACGATACATAATCCAAAAACGGCAAAATAGTGTATCctaagtaactctaagactatcgttcccagtgttacaaatcagagcatgactcgacacgaactacggactagcctatgagctatcctcaccaatcaAGATGTCACTACTCtttaatctgaaaatgtcaacatgtaagggtgagtttcattcgaaattaataagtattatacagtcataagtaataaaatatcataccattatcattcacccaaccATAACATGTATTCATATTTACAATAAATGAACAAGGCACCAAATCACACGCATCATCAATTATATTACacaatcattcagtcatatcaTATTATCATGgacatgaatgaactgacactatgcatgtggtaccatacacgggctaaacccatccaactgatctttccaTCATTAAGATATAGTCCAACCGGAacaaattcctcacaatgggaattatgcccaccattttgatccacaacatcaccgggatccatcaccaaaatgtatatgaatgaatgctcacatatgacatacttataatatcaccgatccgatgctccACATCGTCTCATAACCTCACCacatcatcaccaataagcatgcacatgtattAAGTAATCATTCAATATATTACACGTAATCAGGCCAAACATCATCTAAATCACAACGGAAATCAAATTAGTCTCATCACCATAACAGCACATTGCTACATTCACACGTATATGTACACAATGCTAcaattcattcattttaaatgaaatcgagtttaaaataaaagtagggccactgcccatttcactAATTCATCATATAGAGCTCGAAATCTGCTTCGccacgcccaaaacggcacacaATTTGGACATACAGTTTAAAAGATACCAAGTTTAGaaagttatttatttttcaaaaacaaacagtggtaactggttacctcaatttgagtaaccggttactgcaccTGGCAGAAACCTTATATTTTGAAAACgctcagtggtaaccggttacctcaaatgGAGTAACTGGTTACTGCCTGACGGACAAGCCAAAAACTCTATTCGTaacagcggtaaccgattacctcaaatccagtaaccggttactgcctcccagacAGCATCAATACTTCAAAATCAACAGTGGTAACCCGTTACTGCCtcccaagtaaccggttacttcgtaCCAGAAACCCCAAAAATCCATTTTGACAGCAATTCAACATATCCAATTCAACCAATTTCGTCCCCAAACGAATACCACATACAACAACACCCaaaatacatgttataacacgaTTCTAACACATTTTAACATCAATGATCAGTAATACGCATTCAACATACTTCATTCACCCAAAACACACCAATTATGAACATTTTGTTAAAATCTAACAATCcaccaaaacctaacaatttcaaTTGAACCAaacaataatcctaatcaatcatactacccttgattgcataatattcactaacccgaagaatccccccttacctcagtgTCGAATCTTCGAAGGCCCTCTTCCTCGTTGGTTCTTCTTCTTTCACGTATCTTCTCTACTCTCTCTTTCAGCTTCTCTTTGTTTCTCCCTTCCTTAGTTTCTCaatttctcttattttatgaaaacataaaataaattagtaatgggctcacaTGCTTAGCAACCCCCCACATTATTAACACCGCCATTTGGCCCAACGACTAATATTTCATTATTTCCTAAATAATTCATTAATGTTAACtccaataatttaatttaaaacttaattaaattaataaataagaatttaCGGGGTGTTACACCGACGCTTTAGCTAAGATAGCCCTTTCTCTTGAAGGTTTCCTTTGGTGGAATTCCCCCTATTTCTATTAGAAAAGAAATTACTTTGAACAAATTGGGAATGCCCAATTTTAAATTTGCTCATTAGTTTTTGCTATTTCTTCTTTTGGCTTCTTTGTGGGTTTGGCCTTGCccatatttttcttttcattttaatatatgagatttatattaatttttttttttgaaaaataggatatatatatatatatatatatatatatatatatatatatatatatatatatatatatatatatatatattaaattttaaaatcaaatccgATCTGTTCACTTTGATTAtggattgattaaaaataaagaaagaaatttaatatatttttctaaatagaaaataaagtTCATTGCTGTACAATTCTCGCCTGCTCAAAATCAGAGGTGCATTCAATATTTTACAGATCATTCTTTGCAGACAATTTGAAAAGAGAAATAAACACATATGATATCGCTTGAAACAACTGTATGCGTAACTCATGATTGTAGAATCTTATAATACAACcaaattcaattcaaattaaCCCCACAATTTCCTTTTTCTCCTCCTTCACGCGCtctcaataataaataaaaataataatacttccttttattttttaatcatctagaaaaaagataaattttaaaatataaataaaggaaTGTACTTGATGGTTACGTGGCATCGACTCATTGATATAATTATAACTAAAATaggaaataaattataatattttttactcaacaataaaaaatataaaataaataaaaaaaagttaatagtAGTATATACTCTCCCCCTtataaaagcatctttatcattctctCTCTCTTAATTTGAGACAAAAActcactctctctttctctctcttcttctttctctcacaTAGAAAACATCAAACAAATTGAAACCACAACCTCGTTCATCCTCCAATTCCCCAACCAAAACATCGTAACATCCTAACCTTAACCTTAACctcaatcaaaacaaaaacacctCCATTCTCGTTTTTCATCATTTTGAGATTCGATTCGAttctattcaattagattagatTTACCTTCTTCGTCATCCATGGCTGACGTGCTTTCTCAGAAATTCAAAACCACCCCAAACAACAACAAGAAGGACCCTTCGAATCTGTTATTGGGTCGATTCGAAATCGGGAAGCTCCTCGGCCATGGAACATTCGCCAAGGTATACTACGCGAAGAATCTCAAAACCGGTGAAGGCGTAGCCATAAAAGTGATCGACAAGGAGAAGATTCTCAAAGGTGGTTTGGTCGCCCACATTAAACGCGAGATCTCGATTCTTCGCCGTGTTCGTCATCCCAACATCGTGCAGCTCTTCGAGGTAATGGCGACGAAGACGAAGATCTATTTCGTGATGGAGTATGTTCGTGGAGGCGAGCTTTTTAACAAGGTTGCCAAGGGGAGGTTGAAGGAAGAGGTTGCTAGAAAGTATTTCCAGCAGTTGATTTCCGCGGTTGGGTTTTGTCATGCTAGAGGTGTGTATCATAGGGATCTTAAGCCGGAGAATCTGTTGCTTGATGAGAATGGGAATTTGAAAGTGTCTGATTTTGGTTTGAGTGCTGTGTCGGATCAGATTAGACAGGATGGTTTGTTTCATACTTTTTGTGGCACTCCTGCTTATGTTGCACCTGAGGTTTTGGCTAGGAAGGGGTATGATGGTGCTAAGGTTGATCTTTGGTCTTGTGgggttgttttgtttgttttgatggcTGGTTATTTGCCTTTTCATGATCAGAATGTTATGGCAATGTATAAGAAGATTTATAAAGGGGAGTTTCGGTGTCCGAGGTGGTTTTCGCCGGATTTATCGAAACTTCTTGTTCGGCTTCTTGATACGAAGCCGGATACAAGGATTGCTATTCCTGATATTATGGAGAATAGGTGGTTCAAGAAGGGGTTTAAACAGATTAAGTTCTATGTTGAGGATGATAGGCTTTGTAGTATTGATGATAATTTCGGCGACATTGAGGATGATACGGCTTCTGTAACATCGATTGCGTCGGTAGCATCGGTGGCGTCTTTTTCTGATTTATCAATAGAATCTGATTCTGAGGTTGAGACTAGGAGGAGAAATGCACCTTTGCCGAGGCCGGCTAGTTTGAATGCTTTTGACATTATTTCATTCTCACCCGGGTTTGATCTTTCTGGCTTGTTTGAGGAAAGCGGAGACGAGAACAGGATTGTGACTGCTGCGCCGGTTTCAAAGATCATATCAAAATTGGAGGAGATTGCTCAGTTGGTTAGGTTTTCTGTAAGGAAGAAGGATTGCAGGGTGAGCTTGGAGGGTACAAGAGAAGGTGTGAAGGGGCCATTGACTATTGCTGTTGAGATATTCGAACTTACACCTTCTTTGGTTGTTGTCGAGCTGAAGAAAAAAGGAGGCGACAGAGCCGAATACGAGAGATTCTGTAACGAAGACTTGAAACCGGGTTTACAGAATTTGATGGCCGCGGAATCAGCAACTTCCTCAGCTTTGTCATTACCACCTGCCGAGCCTACATTACTCCGCGTGCTTTCTGAACCAGTTCACAACCTGCTATCAGAGATGGATTCGCCGCGCTCTCTACCCGAAGAGTGAAATGGAGAAAAGAACAAGgttgtttctgtttgttttttttctcttttagatTGTGTATGATAAATTGATGATTGATCATTTTTCCCACCTGGATGGCCACCACCCTTTTAGATTTGCTCCTTGAATTGAGCATTAGATTGCTATATACAAAAGTTGCTAATTGAAATTTAGCTAATGGAGGatatttttctatgttttttttttcttt encodes:
- the LOC131644879 gene encoding CBL-interacting serine/threonine-protein kinase 12-like codes for the protein MADVLSQKFKTTPNNNKKDPSNLLLGRFEIGKLLGHGTFAKVYYAKNLKTGEGVAIKVIDKEKILKGGLVAHIKREISILRRVRHPNIVQLFEVMATKTKIYFVMEYVRGGELFNKVAKGRLKEEVARKYFQQLISAVGFCHARGVYHRDLKPENLLLDENGNLKVSDFGLSAVSDQIRQDGLFHTFCGTPAYVAPEVLARKGYDGAKVDLWSCGVVLFVLMAGYLPFHDQNVMAMYKKIYKGEFRCPRWFSPDLSKLLVRLLDTKPDTRIAIPDIMENRWFKKGFKQIKFYVEDDRLCSIDDNFGDIEDDTASVTSIASVASVASFSDLSIESDSEVETRRRNAPLPRPASLNAFDIISFSPGFDLSGLFEESGDENRIVTAAPVSKIISKLEEIAQLVRFSVRKKDCRVSLEGTREGVKGPLTIAVEIFELTPSLVVVELKKKGGDRAEYERFCNEDLKPGLQNLMAAESATSSALSLPPAEPTLLRVLSEPVHNLLSEMDSPRSLPEE